One region of Camelina sativa cultivar DH55 chromosome 6, Cs, whole genome shotgun sequence genomic DNA includes:
- the LOC104791267 gene encoding dof zinc finger protein DOF3.4-like gives MPTSDSGDSRRIVMKPHGVAVPNTEQQEQLPCPRCDSNNTKFCYYNNYNFSQPRHFCKGCRRYWTHGGTLRDIPIGGGTRKGAKRSRTCSSSNSASSVSAVNSVVSSANGVRCVTPVLFPQSSISNGCTHSVESDAKGSALSLCGSFTSLLNPNAAATATNGSGSVIGLGGFGIGLGSGFDEVSFGLGRAMWPFSTVGDAGTTNVGSNGGHHAVPMPATWQFEGLESNVGGGFVSGEYFAWPDLSITTPGNSLK, from the coding sequence ATGCCGACGTCTGACTCCGGTGACTCACGGCGGATAGTTATGAAGCCTCACGGTGTAGCAGTTCCGAACACTGAGCAGCAAGAGCAGCTTCCTTGTCCTCGTTGTGACTCAAACAACACCAAGTTCTGttactacaacaactacaacTTCTCTCAGCCTCGTCACTTCTGCAAAGGCTGTCGTCGTTACTGGACTCACGGTGGTACTCTCCGTGACATTCCCATCGGCGGTGGTACTCGCAAAGGCGCTAAACGCTCCCGTACTTGCTCCTCCTCCAACTCAGCCTCCTCTGTTTCTGCCGTTAACTCTGTCGTCTCTTCCGCTAACGGCGTTCGTTGCGTTACGCCTGTTCTCTTCCCTCAGTCGTCTATCTCTAACGGCTGTACTCACAGCGTTGAAAGTGACGCAAAGGGGAGTGCTTTGTCTCTCTGCGGGAGTTTCACCTCTCTGTTGAACCCTAACGCTGCTGCGACGGCCACAAACGGATCCGGTTCGGTTATTGGACTCGGCGGATTCGGAATCGGACTCGGTTCGGGTTTTGATGAAGTCAGCTTTGGGCTTGGAAGAGCGATGTGGCCGTTTTCAACTGTGGGTGATGCTGGGACGACGAATGTAGGGAGTAACGGTGGTCATCACGCTGTTCCGATGCCAGCCACGTGGCAGTTCGAGGGCTTAGAGAGCAACGTCGGCGGTGGGTTTGTCTCTGGTGAGTACTTTGCTTGGCCGGATCTCTCCATCACGACACCAGGGAACTCACTCAAATGA